The Candidatus Bathyarchaeota archaeon DNA segment AACCAGCGAAAGTCCTATCCTAGTTAGGTCGGTTTTGCCTCCATGTTTTCCACCTCTCCGAGTTCTAACCACTGGCATTCCAAGATGCTCTTCTGCGTCTTTAATGAGGCCCCAAGCATAACGGTAAGACATGCCTAATGTTTTTGCGGCAGCACTTAGTGAGCCTTCTTTGCTGATTTTTTCAAGAAGCTTGTAGGTTCCTTCTCCAAATATGTATTCTCCGTTGATTTCGAACCACAATTTAAAGGCGGGTTTGATTTCTGGTTTTTTCGTGGAAGGCAACTAATTCATCTTCTCAAAGTTGTCTAAGTTAGGCTATTGTGTTCTTGGCTAATAAAAAAGCATGTTCCCCCCCGTTTATGGTTCTTTGGTGAAGCGGGTTTCGCGACAGATCGAAATGTGGCCGCAACAACCTTCGACATAGGTTTCTATGCTAGTTTGGTTATCTTAGCTGCTTATTCCTATATTCTCATGCTCGCTGGTACATAGGGAAGTCTGTGATTTTTTTCTGTATGCTTCCTTCTCTGAGTGCCAATACATATTCAACCACATCTGAGGGTTTTTGAAAAATCAGCTTTTTTGTGGCTTCAAATCCCCATCGTGAGCATTTTATGCTTGAGATTATTGAAGCAACGGTCACTGACTTCATTAGATCGTTGGTTGTCTTGTACGTCGCAAGGAAGGCACCATTCCACGTGTCTCCTGCTCCTGTTGTATCTATCACTTTACCTGTTGGAATGGTTAAGGCTGGAATCATTTGCGGTTCAATTTCGGATCCGCTCACTATTGCACCTAGTTTTCCCATAGTTACTATCAGTCTTTGAGCTTTCATTCGTTCCAGGGCAAGGGAGAGGGAACTGGATTGGGTGAGTGCTTTTGCCTCGAACTCGTTGAGCATAAAAAAGTC contains these protein-coding regions:
- a CDS encoding winged helix-turn-helix domain-containing protein, whose translation is MPSTKKPEIKPAFKLWFEINGEYIFGEGTYKLLEKISKEGSLSAAAKTLGMSYRYAWGLIKDAEEHLGMPVVRTRRGGKHGGKTDLTRIGLSLVANFKELKKVMADACRLK